A DNA window from Takifugu flavidus isolate HTHZ2018 chromosome 15, ASM371156v2, whole genome shotgun sequence contains the following coding sequences:
- the LOC130539027 gene encoding junctional cadherin 5-associated protein: protein MYSVEDLLISHGYKLPRSGPPSATPYDKRPADCQRELVDNRAAGRGTLNGYEVERGASIAGIYGSRQALVKAYPTTDNESGERSQRRKEAGIGILGDAQPLGDSLATDSGFYDVPSLTYSDPLSYEERDVSYWRRRGQDFSILLDYADGRELRASAGAWRPQALMTAEQHRAERQAQQLWEELSWLRDLDAAPGQLRVTEERKCQSLGTEEWKPAVGLGRQLSDGDGDRWAQDQYRLRTPEGFFHPRSKAKSQSLPRVLSPDGISGRELVPSRPCLPDRQQRMNSTVFSGPYSRYIYSGAVRDRWCRNAGPSSHVALLPKPRFSRPLKPPSYEIHQQTRGSAEMLAIEQGAKQKERSIFYPRGGDLRQDFFSHHSAMTGMEPPGYIPPPSYKRVPPPRAVSVNHNEIANLRWKAEALQMPSSDPGRWLSRQAGGSWLEHYGDHGVPYRKQIHAGHEEQPNQARQIPSEDPKVKQISGGPSGGSLTDSDKLRNINKETPSAKILGQSTSDSAFPSQQGSALNSDSRKATFNDNDGSIRWCNRAINKKSDSAAPEQARSQFLPSSILGKPPPPPCKPANQGVSETVADTKKVEPPEQPDKDKSKNLKKRLSETIFCLVSVPVTPQLIIRDQNNNNEKSPDPADSPSDNKTGHLTNQSLQSTSSAEAELQALTGSISSSKASSRASSKMFKKVPCRPPKINHYKEMKLLGTWPANQYRDQETQTSPEVEKPVSENAEAQDPGPPSSEVPADNSAVVGTAFSFPIKGVKSLKLSSNSAFSLTSTFINQLNKSTAQQPAVTPSGNTEESKPAPVIGTEALEQLLRKPVSQRPWDAVKELETIQKEVQNQQQHQESKQPSVDKCIEDLNEAYKDILELGTASNKVTNGSVQIPERIKISLTSQPLNKPSSLRRSAVSWSVDPEYREVKSAFSRPATKSVTFSKQLREELPVPPRETGFREYRVVAHVSRRRSNDGRTVKLDLPDEPIETPLSDFSPTTHTTAAEVPWADRQPMQDASTLTSPPDYEDICQTLRQSRDPADVNKGPTSSLKPNDAEVLHDINVASEEDCPICKRELENQMRQGPLPPLHEENSSDSSTNQNGSPPQHIISESPDGETAEQPADSSSKASDLCGDAQADLVESLCVDENIPPEPGDPEATEKQGATDALTNAEFGEKVSSTSGPDEAVVDKHTAKVDFECEAEDGTSSGETPEQGKRHSFPEHRPGLWTHLGRDHMELPEFPPDRLPLSVPPNLDRRLSLSLEGERRSRGALHRIEMLQNKLAISPGRVAVERLARMREVDIMYRVRRLSIKSTDSGEGDGEADALEEAPPSPQRDKDTNEEVTPSQQVSTETVGQESSLTEPHDPSQVDAV, encoded by the exons ATGTACAGCGTGGAAGACCTCCTCATTTCACATGGATATAAGCTAcccaggagcggccctccatcCGCCACGCCTTACGACAAGCGGCCCGCTGACTGTCAGCGTGAACTTGTAGACAACAGGGCTGCTGGCCGGGGAACGCTGAACGGATACGAGGTGGAACGGGGGGCGTCGATCGCAGGCATCTATGGGAGCAGGCAGGCGCTGGTGAAGGCGTACCCCACCACGGACAATGAAAGTGGGGAGAGGAGCCAAAGGAGGAAAGAAGCTGGTATCGGTATCCTAGGTGATGCTCAGCCCTTGGGTGATTCTCTTGCCACAGATAGTGG GTTCTATGACGTTCCCAGTTTGACCTACTCAGACCCATTAAGCTATGAAGAGAGGGATGTTTCCTATTGGAGAAGGCGTGGCCAGGACTTCAGCATCCTTCTGGACTATGCTGACGGCAGGGAGCTGAGGGCTTCTGCCGGGGCCTGGAGGCCTCAGGctctgatgactgcagagcagcacagggCAGAGAGACAAGCGCAGCAGCTATGGGAGGAACTCTCTTGGTTAAGGGACTTAGATGCAGCTCCTGGCCAACTAAGGGTTACCGAGGAAAGGAAATGCCAGAGTCTTGGTACAGAGGAGTGGAAGCCTGCTGTTGGTCTAGGAAGACAGTTATCGGATGGAGATGGTGACAGATGGGCTCAGGACCAATACCGGCTGAGGACACCAGAGGGGTTTTTCCACCCCAGAAGTAAGGCAAAGTCTCAGTCTCTTCCCCGAGTTTTATCCCCTGATGGCATTAGTGGCAGAGAGCTTGTTCCCTCCAGACCATGTCTACCCGATCGACAACAGAGGATGAACAGCACTGTGTTCTCGGGGCCCTACAGTAGATACATCTATAGTGGTGCTGTCAGAGACCGCTGGTGCAGGAACGCTGGGCCAAGCAGCCATGTTGCACTTTTACCAAAGCCCAGGTTCAGCAGGCCTTTAAAGCCTCCATCCTATGAGATTCACCAGCAGACAAGGGGTAGCGCAGAAATGCTTGCTATAGAACAGGGTGctaaacaaaaagaaagatcTATCTTTTATCCAAGGGGAGGGGACCTGAGACAAGACTTTTTCTCACATCACTCTGCCATGACAGGAATGGAGCCTCCTGGCTACATCCCACCCCCATCGTACAAGAGAGTCCCACCTCCGAGGGCAGTTTCAGTCAACCACAATGAAATCGCAAACCTAAGGTGGAAGGCGGAAGCGCTCCAGATGCCCAGCTCAGATCCTGGGCGGTGGCTGTCTAGACAGGCAGGTGGTTCATGGCTGGAACATTATGGAGATCACGGTGTACCGTATCGAAAACAGATCCATGCTGGACACGAAGAGCAACCAAATCAAGCACGTCAGATACCAAGTGAAGACCCAAAAGTGAAACAAATCTCAGGAGGGCCAAGCGGAGGATCTCTCACAGATTCAGACAAATTACGTAATATCAACAAAGAGACTCCATCAGCTAAAATTTTAGGACAATCGACAAGTGACAGTGCCTTTCCTTCCCAACAGGGGTCAGCTCTTAACAGTGACAGCCGCAAAGCCACTTTCAATGACAATGATGGCAGTATTAGGTGGTGCAACAGGGCAATTAATAAAAAAAGCGACAGTGCGGCCCCTGAGCAAGCCCGAAGTCAGTTTTTGCCTTCGTCTATCCTGGgtaaacctcctcctcctccatgtaaGCCGGCTAACCAGGGTGTGTCTGAAACCGTGGCCGACACGAAAAAGGTGGAACCACCTGAACAACCAGACAAAGACAAATCTAAGAATCTTAAAAAGAGACTTAGCGAGACCATTTTTTGTTTGGTATCTGTCCCTGTCACTCCTCAGCTCATAATCCGTGATCAGAATAATAACAATGAAAAGTCTCCAGATCCTGCAGACAGTCCTAGTGACAACAAAACAGGCCATTTAACAAACCAAAGTCTCCAAAGCACATCTTCAGCAGAAGCTGAGCTGCAAGCACTAACTGGTAGCATATCAAGCAGCAAAGCAAGCAGCAGAGCGAGCAGCAAAATGTTCAAGAAAGTACCCTGCAGACCCCCCAAGATCAACCACTACAAGGAGATGAAACTCTTGGGAACCTGGCCTGCAAACCAGTATAGAGACCAGGAGACACAAACGAGCCCAGAGGTTGAAAAACCTGTATCTGAAAATGCAGAAGCACAAGATCCTGGACCTCCCAGCAGCGAAGTTCCTGCTGACAATAGTGCTGTAGTCGGAACCGCTTTCAGCTTCCCGATAAAGGGAGTGAAAAGCTTAAAACTTTCAAGCAACAGCGCCTTCTCTCTGACATCCACCTTCATCAACCAGCTGAACAAGAGCACAGCTCAGCAGCCAGCAGTAACCCCCTCAGGAAACACGGAGGAAAGCAAACCAGCACCGGTCATTGGAACGGAGGCACTGGAACAGTTACTGCGAAAACCAGTCAGTCAACGGCCATGGGATGCTGTGAAGGAGCTGGAGACCATCCAAAAAGAAGTCCAGaatcagcagcaacaccagGAGAGCAAACAGCCCAGTGTTGACAAGTGCATAGAAGACCTCAACGAGGCCTATAAAGACATCCTGGAGTTAGGCACTGCCAGCAATAAAGTCACCAACGGTTCTGTCCAAATTCCTGAGCGGATCAAAATTAGTCTGACATCACAGCCTCTGAACAAGCCCAGCAGCCTGAGGCGCAGTGCCGTCAGCTGGTCTGTTGACCCCGAATACAGAGAAGTGAAGAGCGCCTTTTCAAGACCTGCCACGAAATCGGTCACCTTCAGCAAACAACTTAGGGAGGAGTTGCCGGTACCTCCGCGAGAGACAGGGTTCCGAGAATACAGAGTGGTTGCCCACGTTTCACGTAGACGTAGCAATGATGGCAGGACAGTGAAACTAGACCTGCCTGACGAGCCTATTGAGACGCCTCTAAGTGACTTCAGTCCAACAACGCACACGACAGCAGCTGAGGTGCCGTGGGCAGACCGACAGCCTATGCAGGATGCTTCCACGTTGACTAGTCCACCCGATTATGAAGACATATGCCAGACCTTGCGGCAGTCGAGGGACCCAGCAGATGTCAACAAAGGACCCACAAGCTCTTTAAAACCTAATGATGCAGAGGTTCTTCATGACATAAATGTTGCTTCGGAAGAGGATTGCCCCATCTGTAAACGAGAGCTAGAAAATCAAATGAGGCAAGGCCCACTGCCTCCGCTTCACGAGGAAAACAGCTCAGATAGCTCAACCAATCAAAATGGCAGCCCACCACAGCACATCATCTCAGAGAGTCCAGATGGtgaaacagcagagcagccagcAGACTCCAGTTCAAAAGCTTCTGACCTGTGCGGTGATGCTCAGGCAGACCTCGTGGAGAGCTTGTGTGTGGATGAAAACATTCCCCCAGAGCCTGGAGATCCTGAGGCCACAGAGAAACAGGGTGCTACTGACGCTCTAACAAATGCAGAATTTGGAGAAAAGGTCAGTTCTACATCAGGACCAGATGAGGCTGTTGTAGACAAACACACGGCCAAAGTCGACTTTGAATGTGAGGCGGAGGACGGTACAAGTTCTGGTGAGACGCCGGAACAAGGAAAGAGGCATTCCTTCCCAGAGCATAGACCCGGTTTATGGACTCATTTGGGAAGAGACCACATGGAGTTACCAGAGTTTCCTCCAGACAGACTACCACTCTCTGTTCCTCCAAACTTAGACCGCAGGTTGTCTCTTAGTTTGGAGGGGgaaaggaggagcaggggggctTTGCACCGAATCGAAATGTTGCAGAATAAGCTGGCTATTTCGCCCGGTCGGGTGGCTGTTGAGCGCTTGGCCAGGATGAGGGAGGTGGACATTATGTACCGCGTGAGGCGCCTCAGCATTAAGAGTACCGACTCTggagagggagatggtgaggccGATGCGCTGGAAGaggcccccccctcccctcaaagAGACAAGGACACTAATGAAGAGGTCACCCCTTCACAGCAGGTCTCTACGGAGACAGTGGGGCAAGAGTCATCTCTCACGG AACCCCATGATCCCAGCCAAGTGGATGCAGTGTAG